CTGCACGCGGCGACCGTCGACCAGGTCTGGCCGCTGCCCCTGGACGACGACGCCCTCGCACGCCGCCGCGCCGCCGCCGAGACCGTCCTCGCCCACCTGGAGGACCTCGCCTCGCACGAGGCCGGCCACCCCACCGCCACCCACGACCCGGACGCCCACGACGACCCCGACTGGCCCCCGCCGCCCGACGAGGACGAACTCTCCTACGAGCCCCCGTACGACGAGGCGGACCTCTACGACGAGCCGGACTTTTACGACGGGGCAAGCCCTTACGACGAGGCAGGCCCGGTCGAGGAGAGCCCGGGCGACTGGGACGATTGGAGCGCCGACCGCCCCGCGTTCCCGCACCAGGCGACGGCCCCCGAACCCTCCGCCGCCCCCTCCGTCGAGCCCCGGCGCCCCCGTGCCCGGCGCCGGCCCCCTTTCACCCCCGAGGAGGCCCGCACCGTCGCCTCCTGGGACCGCGACCTCGACGCGCTCGCCGGAGAGCTCCAGCGCACCCGCCGAAGCGTCACGGACGTCCCCCTGCCGACGACGCTGACCGCCTCACAGCTGCTGCGCCTGGCCGCCGACCCGGACGGTTTCGCGCAGGAACTCGCGCGCCCCATGCCGCACCCCCCACAACCGGCCGCGCGCCGGGGCACCCGGTTCCACGCCTGGGTGGAGGCCCGCTTCGAGGCGTTGACGCTGCCCCTGCTGGAACCGGAGGAGCTGCCCGGCGGCGACGCCGAGATCGCCGACGAACGCGACCTGGAGGCCCTCAAGGAGGCCTTCGAGCTGACCGAGTACGCCCACCGCACGCCCTACAGGATCGAGACCCCCTTCCAACTGGCCCTCGCCGGCCGCGTCGTACGGGGCCGCATCGACGCCGTCTACAAAGAGGGCGACGGCGCCACGGCGACGTACGACATCGTCGACTGGAAGACCCACCGCGCCCATACCGCCGACCCTCTCCAGCTCGCCCTGTACCGGCTCGCCTGGGCCGAACAGCAGCGCGTGCCCGTGGAATCCGTCACAGCGGCGTTCCTCTATGTGCGCACCGGAGAGGTCGTGCGGCCCGCCGGTCTTCCCGACCGTGCCGCCCTGGAGCGCCTGTTGACGGGGGAAGAGGGCGTCCAGGACGACCGCGGAGGGCGTACCGCGCAAGTAAACGCCGCGCAAGGGCCCGGCGAGGATGTCGGTGCGGGCCGATAGGCTCGTGACCATGAGCCATCCCGTTGACAGTGCCGTCAGCGCCGTCCGCACGTACATCGAGCAGCACCGCGCCGCCTTCCTCGACGACCTCGCCGAGTGGCTGCGCATTCCGTCGGTGTCGGCGCAGCCCGACCACGCCCCCGACGTACGGCGCAGTGCGGACTGGCTCGCCGCCAAGCTGAAGGAGACGGGCTTCCCGACCGCCGAGGTCTGGCAGACGCCCGGTGCGCCCGCCGTCTACGCGGAGTGGCCCTCCGGCGATCCCGCGGCGCCCACCGTCCTGGTCTACGGCCACCACGACGTGCAGCCCGCCGCCCGCGAGGACGGCTGGCACACCGACCCCTTCGAGCCCGTCGTCCGCGAGAACCGCCTCTACGCGCGCGGGGCGGCCGACGACAAGGGCCAGGTGTTCTTCCACACCCTCGGCGTCCGCGCCCACCTCGCCGCCACCGGCCGCACCGCCCCGGCGGTCAACCTCAAGCTGCTGATCGAGGGCGAGGAGGAGTCCAGCTCCCCGAACTTCCGCGCCTTGGTCGAGGAGCAGGCGGAGCGACTCGCCGCCGACGCCGTGATCGTCTCCGACACCGGCATGTGGTCCGAGGACACCCCCACGGTGTGCACGGGCATGCGCGGTCTCGCGGAGTGCGAGATCCGGCTGTCCGGCCCCGACCAGGACATCCACTCCGGCTCCTTCGGCGGCGCCGTGCCCAACCCGGCCACCGCGGCCGCCCGCCTCGTCGCCGCGCTGCACGACGAGCACGCGCGCGTCGCCGTCCCCGGCTTCTACGACGGCATCGTCGAACTGACCGACCGCGAGCGGGAGCTCTTCGCCGAGCTGCCCTTCGACGAGGACCAGTGGCTGCGCACCGCCAGGTCCCACGCCACCCACGGCGAGGCCGGGCACACCACCCTGGAGCGCATCTGGGCCCGCCCCACCGCCGAGGTCAACGGCATCGGCGGCGGCTACCAGGGCCCCGGCAGCAAGACGATCATCCCGTCCTCGGCCTTCGTGAAGCTGTCCTTCCGGCTGGTCGCGGGCCAGGACCCCGAGCAGGTCGAGAAGGCCGTCCGCGCCTGGGCCGCCGCGCAGGTGCCCGCCGGCGTCCGCCACGAGATCGCCTTCAGCCCCGCCACGCGCCCGTGCCTGACCCCGCTGGACCACCCCGCCCTGCAGTCCGTGGTCCGCGCCATGGGTCGCGCCTTCGAAGGCCCCGTCCGTTTCACCCGCGAGGGCGGCTCAGGACCGGCCGCCGACCTCCAGGAAGTCCTCGGCGCTCCCGTCCTCTTCCTGGGCGTCTCCGTCCCCTCGGACGGCTGGCACGCCCCGAACGAGAAGGTCGAGCTGGACCTCCTCCTCAAGGGCGTCGAGACCACCGCGTACCTCTGGGGCGACCTGGCGGAGAACTGGCGCCATGCGCCCTGAGCGCCTCGCGCGGTCCGGAGCGGACCCGCGCGCGGGGCACACTGGACCGACCGCCCCGCACCGCGCCACCGCACCCGCCCCGGTCGCCCCCTGCTGTACGTCCCGCTGAACCGCCCGCCGAAACAATCCGTTCCACCGGGGGAGTTGGAAGCACCCGTGACCACCTGGACCGATCAGAACGCCGACCTACCCATCTCGCTCACCGCCCCGAGCGGCATCGACCGGGCCGCCCACCACCGGCTCGACGAGGCCTGGCTCGCGGCGGCGTGGAGCCACCCCACGACGCGCTGCTTCGTCGTCTCCGGCGGCCAGGTCCTCATCGACGAGACGCCGGAGGGCCGGACCGAGCTCGTCATGACCCCCTCGTTCGAGGCCCCCCTCACCGAGGCGCACCGCTACTTCCTGGGCGCCGACGACGACGGCGTCAGCTACTTCGCCCTCCAGAAGGACGCGCTGCCCGGCCGTATCGACCAGTCCGCCCGCCCGGCCGGCCTGCGCGAGGCCGGACTGCTGCTGTCGCCGCGCGACACCGGCCTGATGGTGCACGCGGTCGCCCTGGAGAACTGGCAGCGGCTGCACCGCTTCTGCTCCCGCTGTGGCGAGCGCACGGTCATCGCCGCGGCCGGCCACATCCGCCGCTGCCCCGCCTGCGGCGCCGAGCACTACCCGCGCACCGACCCGGCGGTGATCATGGCCGTCACGGACGACGAGGACCGCATCCTGCTGGGTCGCCAGGTCCACTGGCCCGAGGGCCGCTTCTCGACCCTCGCCGGCTTCGTCGAGCCCGGCGAGTCCATCGAGCAGTCCGTGCGCCGCGAGGTCTTCGAGGAGGCCGGCGTCACCGTCGGCCAGGTCGACTACATCGCCAGCCAGCCGTGGCCGTTCCCGTCCAGCCTCATGCTGGGCTTCATGGCCCGCGCCACCTCCACCGACATCAACGTCGACGGCGACGAGATCCACGAGGCCCGCTGGTTCTCCCGCGACGAGCTCGGCGCCGCCTTCGAGTCCGGCGAGGTGCTGCCCCCGTACGGCATCTCGATCGCGGCCCGGCTGATCGAGCTCTGGTACGGCAAGCCGCTGCCGACGCGCAGCTTCATCTGAGAACGACCTATCTGAGAACGACATAGGGGTGGCCGTCCCGGACCGGGACGGCCACCCCTATGTGCGTGAACCGCTTACGCGCCGACCTTCTGCTTCACCTGCGCCAGCGACGGGTTCGTCAGCGTCGAACCGTCGGCGAACAGCACGGTCGGCACCGTCTGGTTTCCGCCATTCGCCTTCTCCACGAACGCCGCGGACTCCGGGTCCTGCTCGATGTTGATCTCGGTGTACGCGATGCCCTCGCGCTCCAGCTGCTTCTTCAGCCGCTGGCAGTAGCCGCACCACGTGGTGCTGTACATCGTCACAGTGCCCAGCATGTCTCTCGGGCTCCTTCGGCAGGTCGGGGGACGGACTCTCGCAGGGAGAGAACGCACGGGAAAGAGCCGCCATTCCCCCCGGGCGCCGATGGCCGAAGGTGACTCTCACCGCATTAGTACGACCGCGAGGGCCCACCTGTGGACAACCGGCTCGTCCGTCTCCGCCGACCTGGCAGCATGGCCATGTGACAGCAGCAACGCACTCCCCCCTCTTCCCGCAGGTACCGGACTCGGCCGACGCGGTGCTCGAAGGGCTCGACCCCGAGCAGCGCGAGGTGGCCACCGCCCTGCGCGGCCCGGTGTGCGTGCTGGCAGGAGCCGGCACGGGCAAGACCCGGGCCATCACCCACCGCATCGCCTACGGCGTGCGCGCCGGGATACTGCACCCCTCCACCGTGCTCGCCGTCACCTTCACCAACCGCGCCGCCGGCGAGATGCGCGGCCGGCTGCGCCAGCTCGGAGCCCAGGGCGTCCAGGCCCGTACGTTCCACTCCGCGGCCCTGCGCCAGCTGCAGTACTTCTGGCCGAAAGTCATCGGTGGCTCCATGCCCCGGCTCGTCGACCGCAAGATCCAGCTCGTCGCCGACGCGGCCGCCGCCTGCCGCATCCGCCTCGACCGGGGCGAACTGCGGGACGTCACCGGGGAGATCGAGTGGTCCAAGGTCACCCAGACCGTCCCCGCCGACTACGCCCTGGCCGCCGCCAAGGCGGGCCGCGAAGCCCCCCGCGACCCCGCCGAGATCGCCCAGCTCTACGCCGCCTACGAGGACCTCAAGCGCGACCGCGCGGTCATCGACTTCGAGGACGTCCTGCTGCTGACCGTCGCCGTGCTGCAGGACCGGCAGGACGTCGCCGAGCAGGTCCGCGCCCAGTACCAGCACTTCGTGGTCGACGAGTACCAGGACGTCAGCCCCCTCCAGCAGCGTCTGCTGGAGCTGTGGCTCGGCGACCGGGACGACCTGTGCGTCGTCGGGGACGCCAGCCAGACGATCTACTCGTTCACCGGAGCCACCCCCGACCACCTCCTCGACTTCCGCACCCGCCACCCCGCCGCCACCGTCGTCAAACTGGTCCGCGACTACCGCTCCACCCCCCAGGTCGTCCACCTGGCCAACGGACTGCTCTCCCAGGCCCGCGGCCGCGCCGCCGACCACCGGCTGGAGCTGATCTCCCAGCGCGACCCGGGCCCCGAGCCCGGCTACGCCGAGTACGCCGACGAGCCCGCCGAGGCCGAGGGCGCGGCCCGCCGCATCCGCGAACTCCTCGCCGCCGGCGTCCCGGCCGCCGAGATCGCCATCCTGTTCCGCACCAACGCCCAGTCCGAGACCTACGAACAGGCCCTCGCCGACGTCGGCGTCCCCTACCAGCTGCGCGGCGCCGAGCGGTTCTTCGACCGCCCCGAGGTGCGCAAGGCGGGCGTCGCCCTGCGCGGGGCGGCCCGTTTCGGCGGCAACGACACCCTTCTCGAGGACACCGTCGACCTGCCCTCCCAGGTGCGTGCCGTCCTCTCGGGCGAAGGCTGGACTCCGCAGCCCCCGGCCGGCTCCGGGGCCGTCAGAGAGCGCTGGGAGTCCTTGGCCGCACTGGTCAACCTCGCCCATGACTTCGTCGCCGCCAGACCCGCCGCCACCCTCGCCGACCTGGTCGCCGAACTCGACGAACGGGCGAACGCACAGCACGCCCCGACCGTCCAGGGCGTCACCCTCGCCTCCCTGCACTCGGCCAAGGGCCTGGAGTGGGACGTCGTCTTCCTCGTCGGTGTCGCCGAGGGGATGATGCCGATCACCTACGCCAGGACCGACGAGCAGATCGAGGAGGAGCGCCGTCTCCTCTACGTCGGGGTCACCCGGGCCCGCGAGCGCCTGCACGTCTCCTGGGCGCTGTCCCGCTCGCCCGGCGGGCGCCCCAGCCGCCGCCCCAGCCGCTTCCTCGACGGCCTGCGCCCCGGTTCAGGCGCCGCCGCCCGCGGCTCCGTCGGCGCCGCGGGAGGCATCGAGCGCGGCTTCGCCGCAGCGGCGGTCGGCACCCCCGCCGTTCCGCGCAGGACCCAGCGCACCCCGGCCCGCTGCCGGGTCTGCGGGCGCTCCCTGACCGACGCCGGCGAGATGAAGCTGATGCGCTGCGAGGACTGCCCCTCCGACATGGACGAGGGCCTCTACGCACGGCTTCGGGACTGGCGCGCGGTCCAGGCGCAGCGCAACGGACAGCCCGCCTTCTGCGTCTTCACCGACAAGACGCTGATGGCGATCGCCGAGACCGTTCCCGAGGAAGACGGCGAGCTCGCGCGGATCCCGGGCGTCGGAGTGCGCAAGCTCAACCGCTACGGAGCCGATGTGCTGGCCATCTGCGCAGGCCAGGACGTGGGAGGGGAAGAAGCGGGTGACTGATGTGAACTCGTCGAAAAAATAGTTTGCGCATGCCCCGGCAATCCCCATAGGTTCTTAGACACGGGGACGGCGGCCTTCTCGAAGGCCCTGATTCCGTGCTGTACTTGCATACCCGACGGGCTGGGTTCACCCCCGGTCCCCGAGACGCCGAGAGGAGGCGATTCCAGTGATCATCATCAACAGCAGCTCCACCGCCAAACTGACCGATCCCTCGGTCGTCTCCCTGTGCATGCTCGGCGTTTCGAACC
This window of the Streptomyces sp. NBC_01275 genome carries:
- a CDS encoding dipeptidase gives rise to the protein MSHPVDSAVSAVRTYIEQHRAAFLDDLAEWLRIPSVSAQPDHAPDVRRSADWLAAKLKETGFPTAEVWQTPGAPAVYAEWPSGDPAAPTVLVYGHHDVQPAAREDGWHTDPFEPVVRENRLYARGAADDKGQVFFHTLGVRAHLAATGRTAPAVNLKLLIEGEEESSSPNFRALVEEQAERLAADAVIVSDTGMWSEDTPTVCTGMRGLAECEIRLSGPDQDIHSGSFGGAVPNPATAAARLVAALHDEHARVAVPGFYDGIVELTDRERELFAELPFDEDQWLRTARSHATHGEAGHTTLERIWARPTAEVNGIGGGYQGPGSKTIIPSSAFVKLSFRLVAGQDPEQVEKAVRAWAAAQVPAGVRHEIAFSPATRPCLTPLDHPALQSVVRAMGRAFEGPVRFTREGGSGPAADLQEVLGAPVLFLGVSVPSDGWHAPNEKVELDLLLKGVETTAYLWGDLAENWRHAP
- the nudC gene encoding NAD(+) diphosphatase; this translates as MTTWTDQNADLPISLTAPSGIDRAAHHRLDEAWLAAAWSHPTTRCFVVSGGQVLIDETPEGRTELVMTPSFEAPLTEAHRYFLGADDDGVSYFALQKDALPGRIDQSARPAGLREAGLLLSPRDTGLMVHAVALENWQRLHRFCSRCGERTVIAAAGHIRRCPACGAEHYPRTDPAVIMAVTDDEDRILLGRQVHWPEGRFSTLAGFVEPGESIEQSVRREVFEEAGVTVGQVDYIASQPWPFPSSLMLGFMARATSTDINVDGDEIHEARWFSRDELGAAFESGEVLPPYGISIAARLIELWYGKPLPTRSFI
- a CDS encoding mycoredoxin, whose amino-acid sequence is MLGTVTMYSTTWCGYCQRLKKQLEREGIAYTEINIEQDPESAAFVEKANGGNQTVPTVLFADGSTLTNPSLAQVKQKVGA
- a CDS encoding ATP-dependent DNA helicase UvrD2; amino-acid sequence: MTAATHSPLFPQVPDSADAVLEGLDPEQREVATALRGPVCVLAGAGTGKTRAITHRIAYGVRAGILHPSTVLAVTFTNRAAGEMRGRLRQLGAQGVQARTFHSAALRQLQYFWPKVIGGSMPRLVDRKIQLVADAAAACRIRLDRGELRDVTGEIEWSKVTQTVPADYALAAAKAGREAPRDPAEIAQLYAAYEDLKRDRAVIDFEDVLLLTVAVLQDRQDVAEQVRAQYQHFVVDEYQDVSPLQQRLLELWLGDRDDLCVVGDASQTIYSFTGATPDHLLDFRTRHPAATVVKLVRDYRSTPQVVHLANGLLSQARGRAADHRLELISQRDPGPEPGYAEYADEPAEAEGAARRIRELLAAGVPAAEIAILFRTNAQSETYEQALADVGVPYQLRGAERFFDRPEVRKAGVALRGAARFGGNDTLLEDTVDLPSQVRAVLSGEGWTPQPPAGSGAVRERWESLAALVNLAHDFVAARPAATLADLVAELDERANAQHAPTVQGVTLASLHSAKGLEWDVVFLVGVAEGMMPITYARTDEQIEEERRLLYVGVTRARERLHVSWALSRSPGGRPSRRPSRFLDGLRPGSGAAARGSVGAAGGIERGFAAAAVGTPAVPRRTQRTPARCRVCGRSLTDAGEMKLMRCEDCPSDMDEGLYARLRDWRAVQAQRNGQPAFCVFTDKTLMAIAETVPEEDGELARIPGVGVRKLNRYGADVLAICAGQDVGGEEAGD